Genomic DNA from Salinibacterium sp. NK8237:
TCCGTTGATCTCGAGACCAATCGTGCCATTCACGACTAGGTCAATTCTCTTGGCGCCTACGGGAACCTGAATATCGACGCGATGACCCCGCCGTCTCAGCCGAGTGCGCGCAAGGCTCTCCGGGAGGCTCTCACACCGGCCGTCGACCCAGGAACGTATGAAGCGTTTGTGTTGCGGCACAGTGAGAATCAGCTGTTCGAAGTCGAACGCGTCAATCCTGCCGGTGTGCAACGCCCAATCAATGGCAGCGACCGCTGTTTCGAGTTCTTCGTCAACGACAACGCGCCTGAGCGCCTCCACGATGCTCACGTGCCAGTTCGTTCCCTGCTCGGTGACTGCGACATGATCCCAGTGCAGCCGCACCCCACGCCGCGTACCGAGAGGACGCCGTCGATTCCATTGGCTCCGAAGCCGCGCAGCATTTCGCGGCACGGATACCTGCAAAGGATGGTCCTTGAGCACCCATCCGCCCCAGTCCGCAATCGCCGAGATGCCGGTGAGACGCCCGCCTACGCGCACGGCTCTCACTCGCGGCTCTGACTCTTCGACCGTCGTGTACCAGCCTTGGCGCGCCCTAGTAACTTCACCTCGTCGCACAGCGCGAGTGAGGTCGAAGTCCTGAGCCCCACGTGCGACAAGCTGACGTTTCTGGGCAAGCCCACCTAGCTCCATCACTAGTTCGTGCACATCCACCATGGCGCCAGCATCGTCGGAACTACCGGAGCTAGGGCGAAACACTCGCCAACAGTGGACTCGCTTGTCACGAGGGCGCTGTTGATGAGCCGCGCACCACGGAAATTCAGGAGAATGCGCCACGCGCGATTCAAGAAGCACGGTGCGAGGCGATTCGTCGGCAACGAGCACCGCGCGCTGACTCATATCTCCTGAATTTCCGAAGTGCGCGCGGCAAAACCCCGAGTTGGGGGCGAGTGACTCGGCAAAATACGCGGGCCTCGGCGCAATACGGGTGGTGAGCCGCAATACCGGTACCTCGACTGGTCGCCGGTGGGGCGGCGGCAGCCGGCAGCGGTAGTGGCAGTGGCGGCGCCCGACGGTCGGCGGCGGCAGCGGCAGCGGCGGCAGCGGCCTTGTGGCCCGCCAGCGCAGAAAAGCGACCCCGGAACATGTCCGGGGCCGCTTCCGTCGCAGTGCGATTACCGTGCGGCAATCACCCCACGAGGAGGTTTAGCGAGTTGCGTTGGCTAGCAGCCGATGAGCTCCTGCGCGAGGTAGCCGCGCAGCTCCTCGATTGGCATACGCTTTTGTTCCATCGTGTCGCGCTCGCGAATGGTCACAGCGTTGTCGTCGAGCGAATCGAAGTCGATCGTGACACAGAACGGGGTGCCGATCTCGTCCTGGCGACGGTAACGACGGCCGATAGCACCCGCGTCGTCGAAATCAACGTTCCAGTACTTGCGCAGGTCTGCGGCGATCCCGCGAGCCATCGGCGAAAGACGTTCGTTGCGCGAGAGCGGCAGAACGGCAACCTTGACCGGCGAGAGGCGACGGTCCAGGCGCAGAACGGTGCGCTTGTCGACGCCACCCTTAGCGTTGGGAGCTTCGTCTTCGGCGTAGGCGTCGATGAGGAACGCCATGAGGGCGCGGGTGAGCCCGAACGCGGGCTCGATAACGAACGGCGTCCAGCGCTCATCCTTGGCCTGGTCGAAATACGATAGGTCGGCACCGGATGCTTCGGAGTGCGTGCGCAGGTCGAAGTCGGTGCGGTTGGCGATACCCATGAGCTCGCCCCATTCGCTGCCGGCGAAGCGGAACCGGTATTCAACGTCCACGGTGCGCTTGGAGTAGTGCGAGAGCTTTTCTTGAGCGTGCTCGTAGAAGCGCAGGTTTTCAGGCTTGATGCCGAGATCGGTGTACCACTTCATGGATTCGTCGATCCAAGTCTGGTGCCACTCTTCATCCGTGCCGGGCTCGACGAAGAATTCCATCTCCATCTGTTCGAATTCGCGGGTACGGAAGATGAAGTTTCCGGGCGTGATTTCGTTACGGAACGACTTGCCGACCTGACCGATTCCGAAGGGCGGCTTCATGCGCGCAGCACCCATGACGTTGGCGAAGTTGGTGAAGATCCCCTGAGCGGTTTCGGGGCGCAGGTAGTGCATGCCCTCTTCGTTGTCGACGGGGCCAAGGTAGGTCTTGAGGAGCCCTGAGAAGTTCTGCGGTTCGGTCCACGATCCGGGCTGACCGGTGTCAGGGTCGCGGATGTCGGCAAGCCCGTTCACAGGCGGGTGACCGTGCTTCTCTTCGTAGGCTTCGAGAAGGTGGTCGGCGCGGTAGCGCTTGTGGGTGTGCAGCGATTCGACGAGCGGGTCAGAGAAGACCTCGACGTGCCCAGATGCTTCCCACACCTTGCGGGGCAGGATGACGGCTGAGTCGAGACCGACGACGTCTTCGCGACCTTGAACGAAGGTCTGCCACCACTGCTTTTTGATGTTCTCTTTGAGGGCGGTTCCCAGCGGGCCATAGTCCCAAGCTGAGCGTGAACCGCCGTAGATCTCTCCCGATTGGAAGACAAAACCTCGGCGCTTGGCGAGGTTGATTACGGCGTCGAGGGGGTTAGGCGTAGCCACAGAAACTCCAATAGTCTGCCGAGCTGGATGCACGGTCGGCGGACATCCAGTTTAGCTAGACACGCAGAGCAGCGATAACCGCCGCGACGTCGTCTTCGGTATTCCAGAGGTGGAATGCGGCGCGAAGACGGCCAGCGCGACCGGAGGCGGTGATGCCAGCGGCCGTCAGCTTGGCGAGGTCGGCACCCGATTCATCCGGCCACGTCACGATCGCCTGATTCTGGCGTTCGATTCCGAGCGCATCGCAGAGCGTGTTGGCGAGGCCGCTGCAGTGCTCCCAGACTTCGGCGATGTCGAGGTCGGCAAACATGGCGATCGGATGCTCGGCCCCTACCCAGGCCTGCCACGCGGGTGACACGTCGAACTGGCGAGCATCCTTCGCGAGGTTCATCTCGGTGCCGTACACACTCGACCACACGTCTTCTCCCGCATACCAACCCGCTTGCACGGGCGTAACGTGCTCGCCGAAATCCTCGGAGATCGTGAGAAACGCGACGCCGCGAGGCGAACACAACCACTTGTAGGCGTGGCAGACTGTCGCATCGAATTGGGTGGCATCCACGGGGTAAACGCCGGCGGCTTGGGTCACGTCGCAGAGCGTGCGCGCTCCGTGTGTGGCTGCCCCTGCGGTGATCGCCGCAACGTCGGCGACTTTGCCGTTGCAGGATTGGATGAGCGAGAACGCGACGAGCGCAGTGCTGTCGGTGATGGCATCCGCAAGTTCCGCCAGCGGCACAGCGCGAACCGCGAGGTCGGGGTGTTGCAGAAACGGGTACACGATCGAGGTGAAGTCGGATTCGACGACGAGCACTTCTGAGCCGGCCGGTAGCGAGCACGCGATGAGCGAGGCCATGACCGAGGTTTGTGAGCCGATCGCAACGCGCGCGACGTCGATGCCGACAAGGCGGGCGTAGTGGCCGCGCGTGCGCTCCACGATGTCGCCGTAGTTCATGGGGTTGCAGGTGGCGGTGGCCCACAGTTGAAGCTTCTGGGTCATCTCGGTGACTGCCGCACACGTCGGCAGTCCCATGGTGGCGGCGGAGAGGTAGCCGCGAGTGTTCGCGAAACTCTCGATAGCGTTCGTGAGGGCCGGTGATGTCATGCCTCCATAGTGCTCTCGTGCCATTCATGCGACAAGAGCATGATTGGGATATGAACTATCACGTTTAGTTATGCTTGCGTCATGGACACCACGCCCGATCTGCTCACTCTGCGCATCGTTCGCACCATTTCCGAACATGGCACTATCAGCGAAGCAGCGCGCATCCTGGGGTACAGCCAACCCGCACTCAGCCAACACCTCACCCGCGCTCAAACTCGCTTGGGGCTGGCGCTCGTCGTTCGTGCCGGTCGCGGAGTGCGGCTCACCGAAGCTGGGCGGGCACTCGCCAGCCATGCCGTCACCGTTCTCAATGCGGTGGATGCCGCGAGCGCCGAACTAGCCGAGCTCGCCGGCCTCTCGAGCGGAACGGTGCGCATTGCGGCCTTCCCGACGGCGTCGTCGACGCTCGTGCCACGGTTGATTCGTCAATTGCGGCAGCAGCATCCGAATTTGACAGTGAATTATGTCGAAGCCGAGCCTCCGCAGGCGTTGCAGCTGCTGCGGGATGGCGCTGCGGATGTCGCGATCACGTTCTCCTACCCCGAAGACCGGGCTGACCCGCATTTATCTCGCGATGGCGGGCACACGACGGTTCCCCTCTTCACCGAGCCCGTGGTCTTGGTGCTTCCCGATAGTCACGCGCTAGCGACAGCGGATGACGTGGGCTTGGCAGATCTTGCCAACGATGCCTGGATTGCGGGCTGCACTCTCTGCCGAGGTCATTTATTGGCACTGTGTAATCTCGAGGGTTTCGCTCCCGAGATCGGTCTGGAGACCGACAATGCCTTAGCGGTGCTGAACTTCGTGTCACGGGGGCTCGGCGTAGCACTACTCCCCCAGTTGGCACTGTCGTCGCTGACTCTGCCGGAGGGCGTCAGCATCCATTCTCCGCAGCCGTCGAGTGAGCGCACCATTCAGTACGTGATTCAGCCGGGGGCGACGCGCATTCCCAGCGTGGCGGCCACTATTGCGATGTTGACTGCTCTGGATGGCGCGTCGTGGGGTTTGCGGGACTACCCCGAGAGCGAGCGCACCGCGCGGTAGGCGGTTTCGATCTCCGCGGCGACCGTAGCGAGTTCTTCGGCCGTGGTTTCCCCGTTAAGGCTGAAACGGACGGCGGTCTGGGCGATGGCTTCATCAACGCCCATGGCGAGCAGCACGTGAGAAGCGTCGTCACTCCCCACCGCACAGGCAGAGCCCGCCGAGCAGATGATGCCCGCACGACCGAGTTCGAGCAGGAGTGATTCGCCGCTCGTGCCGGGGAAACAGAATGACGCGTTGTTAGGAAGGCGAACGGATGACGTAGCGGTCGTGTCGCTCAGTGTCGGTCCTGTAAGGATCACCCCCGGCACTCGAGCCTGCACGTCCGCCACGAAGTCAGTGCGCAAGGCAGCGATGCGTTCTGCCCGTTCGGCACGGTCGCTCTCGGCGAGTGCCAGAGCGTGCGCAAAGCCGACAGCACCGGCAACATTTTCGGTGCCGGAACGTTTGCCGCGTTCTTGACCTCCCCCGTGCAGCACGGGTTCGAGGCTTCGGCGTCCTTTGACGATGAGTACTCCGATGCCTTTCGGGGCACCGAGCTTGTGTCCAGACAGACTGAGGGCATCAACGCCCAACACTGCAGGGTCGAGAGGAAGCCAGCCTGCTGCTTGTACGGCATCCGTATGCAGCGGTACTCCGTGAACGCGGCAGAGTTCAGCTATCGCGGCAATGGGCTGCACGACGCCCACCTCGTTGTTGGCGTACATGATCGTGCAGAGGGTGGTGTCGGGGCGAAGAGCCTGACGCACCTCGTCGAGGTCGACAAGGCCGTGGCTATCGACCGGCAGCACCGTCACTTCGAAGCCGTGGATGCGCTTCAGGAAGTCAACGGTCTCCAAGACGGCCTCGTGCTCGACCGCGCTCGTGACGATGTGGCGGCCGCGGGGGTCAGCGAGTGCGAGCCCTTTGATCGCGAGGTTGTCTGACTCTGTGCCACCCGACGTGAAGATGACATCGGATGCCCGGCACCCGATCGACGCGGCAACACTCTTGCGGGCGCCATCCAGAGCCCGCTTGGCGGACTCCCCCAGCTCGTGATGACTAGAAGGGTTGCCGAAGTCTCCCGTCAGCAGCGGCCACATCGCTTCGAGCACCTCACGGCGCACGGGTGTGGTTGCTGCGGAGTCGAGAAAGATCATTGGTGCGCTGCGCTCACCGCAATGTCGAGACCGAGGTCGAGCGAACGAACGCTGTGTGTGAGGGCGCCGACCGAGATGACATCGACACCGGTGGCAGCAATCGCCGCAATGGTGTCGAGGTTCACACCTCCGCTGGCCTCGACGATTGCGCGGCCGGCCACGAGCTCGACAC
This window encodes:
- a CDS encoding aminotransferase class V-fold PLP-dependent enzyme → MTSPALTNAIESFANTRGYLSAATMGLPTCAAVTEMTQKLQLWATATCNPMNYGDIVERTRGHYARLVGIDVARVAIGSQTSVMASLIACSLPAGSEVLVVESDFTSIVYPFLQHPDLAVRAVPLAELADAITDSTALVAFSLIQSCNGKVADVAAITAGAATHGARTLCDVTQAAGVYPVDATQFDATVCHAYKWLCSPRGVAFLTISEDFGEHVTPVQAGWYAGEDVWSSVYGTEMNLAKDARQFDVSPAWQAWVGAEHPIAMFADLDIAEVWEHCSGLANTLCDALGIERQNQAIVTWPDESGADLAKLTAAGITASGRAGRLRAAFHLWNTEDDVAAVIAALRV
- a CDS encoding LysR family transcriptional regulator — encoded protein: MDTTPDLLTLRIVRTISEHGTISEAARILGYSQPALSQHLTRAQTRLGLALVVRAGRGVRLTEAGRALASHAVTVLNAVDAASAELAELAGLSSGTVRIAAFPTASSTLVPRLIRQLRQQHPNLTVNYVEAEPPQALQLLRDGAADVAITFSYPEDRADPHLSRDGGHTTVPLFTEPVVLVLPDSHALATADDVGLADLANDAWIAGCTLCRGHLLALCNLEGFAPEIGLETDNALAVLNFVSRGLGVALLPQLALSSLTLPEGVSIHSPQPSSERTIQYVIQPGATRIPSVAATIAMLTALDGASWGLRDYPESERTAR
- a CDS encoding glycine--tRNA ligase; this translates as MATPNPLDAVINLAKRRGFVFQSGEIYGGSRSAWDYGPLGTALKENIKKQWWQTFVQGREDVVGLDSAVILPRKVWEASGHVEVFSDPLVESLHTHKRYRADHLLEAYEEKHGHPPVNGLADIRDPDTGQPGSWTEPQNFSGLLKTYLGPVDNEEGMHYLRPETAQGIFTNFANVMGAARMKPPFGIGQVGKSFRNEITPGNFIFRTREFEQMEMEFFVEPGTDEEWHQTWIDESMKWYTDLGIKPENLRFYEHAQEKLSHYSKRTVDVEYRFRFAGSEWGELMGIANRTDFDLRTHSEASGADLSYFDQAKDERWTPFVIEPAFGLTRALMAFLIDAYAEDEAPNAKGGVDKRTVLRLDRRLSPVKVAVLPLSRNERLSPMARGIAADLRKYWNVDFDDAGAIGRRYRRQDEIGTPFCVTIDFDSLDDNAVTIRERDTMEQKRMPIEELRGYLAQELIGC
- a CDS encoding cysteine desulfurase family protein; protein product: MIFLDSAATTPVRREVLEAMWPLLTGDFGNPSSHHELGESAKRALDGARKSVAASIGCRASDVIFTSGGTESDNLAIKGLALADPRGRHIVTSAVEHEAVLETVDFLKRIHGFEVTVLPVDSHGLVDLDEVRQALRPDTTLCTIMYANNEVGVVQPIAAIAELCRVHGVPLHTDAVQAAGWLPLDPAVLGVDALSLSGHKLGAPKGIGVLIVKGRRSLEPVLHGGGQERGKRSGTENVAGAVGFAHALALAESDRAERAERIAALRTDFVADVQARVPGVILTGPTLSDTTATSSVRLPNNASFCFPGTSGESLLLELGRAGIICSAGSACAVGSDDASHVLLAMGVDEAIAQTAVRFSLNGETTAEELATVAAEIETAYRAVRSLSG